From Niallia sp. Man26:
GTGAATAAATAATATACCCGATAGCTACAAGTAAAGTACCTGGTGTTATGACCGCTCTAGGTCCATATTTATCAAACAGCTTGCCAATAATCGGTGCTAACACACAGTTTAGCAAGCTTCCTGGCAGCAAAATAAGTCCTGATGTAAAGGCAGCAAGCATAAGTGCCATCTGCATATACATCGGCAGGATGATAAGCATAGAAAGCATGTTAAAGAAAGTAATAAAGCTCATGAATACGCCAAGAACAAACAGCGGATACGAAAATGCTTTTAAATTCAGCATAGGATGTTCCATCTTCGTTTGCCGGACTGCAAACAGCACAAGTGCGATTAAACCGATGATGATTGATATAATGACAGTCGGACTCGTCCAGCCATCATGCTCACCGCCCACACTTACTCCGTAAACAATCCCACCGAAGCCAATTGTCGACAGGGTGACAGACAGTGCGTCTATTGAAACTTTACGCAGCTCATTGACATTCGGCAAATAAATAAATCCGAAAATCAGGGAGAACAATAAGAACGGTATTGTAACCCAAAATATCCAATTCCATGATAACGTGTCCAAAATCAGACCAGCTATCGTCGGACCAAGCGCTGGTCCTGCAAGCATCACAAGCCCCATAATCCCCATGGCACCACCTCGTTTATTAGGAGGAAAAATCGTAAAGATGACATTTTGTGTTAAAGGCAAATTAATCGCAAGCCCTGCGGCTTGAATAACACGCCCTGCCAGCAAGACTCCAAATACAGGCGCGGAGGCTGCTAAAATCGTTCCAGCCAATGTCAAAAAGATAGATGTTAGAAACATTTGCCTTGTTGTAAACTTTTGCATCATTATCCCTGTAACAGGAACTAATATTCCTAATGTTAGAAAATAACCTGTTGCCAGCCATTGAATCGTTGTCGCATTTGTTTGGAAAAGGCTGCTTAATTCTCCTAAAGCAATATTTAACGCTGTTTCACTAAAAAGCCCGACAAAGCCTGCGACTAAAAGCGCAGCCATTATCGGTCCGGTTTTGATCTGTTGCTCTGCTGCAGAGCCTACATTAGGCCCTGCATTTATTTGTTGATCCATTACTAAGTCTCCTTTAATATATTCGGCAACACACTTGAGATTGTTTTTAGTGGTTCGCTTGCCTTTTCTGTTAGGCAAAGCATCATCGCACCTTCAATTGATGCCGTCATCATTAGTGCAATCGACTTAGCCTTTACGTCTGAAAAGCCATCATCTATCAGCTTGGCTGCGTAAATGCCTTGAATCTTTGTATATAAAGAAGAACAAGCATTGCGGACAGGCTCACTTAATGATGCCATTTCACTGACAATACTGTTAAACGTATAGCCGGCAATCGTGCCCTCTTGATCAAATACAGCAATCAATTTACTAATCATTGCTTGTGTTGCTTCAATTGTTGTTGGATATTGATTAAATATTACTTCAATATCCTCTGTTATCGCCTTGTTCATCGATTGCAGACAAGCAATAAGCAGCTCTTCCTTTCCGCCAGGGAAATGGTGATAAAGACCACCCTTTGTAAGATTGCATTCCTTCAGTATTTCGTTAACTCCTACCCCCTTATAGCCTTTCTGTTGAAAAAGATTAGTCGCGATCTCGATTATCAGCGATTTAGTATCCATTTCCGTAGCACACCTCCACATACCAACCGGTCTGTTTTTAACTATATCAAAAATTTTTTCAGAATTTCAAGCATTTTTTTTATAATTTTTTTGATGAGAATAAACTATTATATAGATTTTTAGTTGATATTTTTCATAGTTTAAAATAGAAATGGGTTATAGTTAGAAGTAGAAAAAAAAGAGAAGCACCAAATTGGTGCCTCCCTCACTTTTTTGACTAGCGAGCTGCAAGAAATACCTACAACACATCATTTTTTCTGACATTTTACCATGAGAAAATTTATAGATGATTTATTTTCACTATGTTTATTTGGTTCATCCACTTCTATCGCCTCTACCAATCCAAAGTTTTTAAAGTCTTCATCTATTGAAGCAGAATCATAAAAAAACATTTTCACACCTTCCATAATTTCGAAATAGTCTTCCGCTAACTGTTTACCCTTACCAAACATTGGGGCTTTTTTGGAAACAGTGGTAAAGACCATGTACCCATTCGGTTTTAACTGGTTGTAGCAATCACTAATAAACTTCTTTCTCTCTTCCCTATTAAACAAGTGAAGCAGAGCATGAGAAAATATACCGTCGTATTGCTTATTATCATAAGGCATGTCACTAACAGATCCATGAAAAATTTTGCAATTAACTCCATTTTGCTTCGCCAAGTCAATGGCTGTTTGGGAAATCTCAATACCTGTAACATTGATTTCATTTTCAAGGAAAACCTTCGCATTCCTACCATAGCCAATCCCTGGTATAAGTACATCCTTTACATTCTTTTCAAGGAAAAAATCCTTTGTTAAAATCGCTGAATCTGTCGGTTCGTATCCCCACATCATTTGTTTTTCAATAAAGCTGGATTCCCAGAATTCCATTATATTTCGCGCTCCTTTTTCATATACTATGCTCATAATTATTAATTAAAGACATAAAGACTCTTTAATAACTATAATAGTTATTAGCATTTTTGTAAAATAAAAAATCTCTACTGTCTAGGGAGTAAAGCATGAGGTTGTTACTTTACATTTTCTAACACCTCTAGAAAATCTCACACCATAGAATAAACTTGCTAAAAAAGAGCTAACAATTTCAATATAATGTAAAAACCACACCCTATTATTATGATGAATGTTGGTGTGGTTTTATTTGCTTCTATTTTATTTTGTTTTCATATTTATCCCAATAATCGCTAAATACTCGCGAATGTAATGGTTTACTGTAAAAATACCCTTGAATCTCATCACAATCCCAATCTTGCAAGACTTGTAATTGTTGCTTTGTTTCTACACCTTCTGCTGTTACTTTGATATCAAGATTTTTAGCAACCGACACTAAAGATTGAACAATGGCAGCATGGTTCTTATTGCTGGGAATATCCTTAATAAAGGATTGATCTATCTTAATTCTATCTAAAGGAAATTTAGATAGATAAGTTAATGACGTATATCCAGTACCAAAATCATCCATGGTAATTTTAAAGCCAATGCCTTTTAGTAGATTAATTTTTTCTCTCGTTAATTCTGTATTTTCTATCGCTAAGCTCTCCGTAATTTCTAAATCTATTTGTTCTGGAGGCACTGAAAACTCTTCTATACTATCCAATAAGACTGGGATAAAATTCTCAGCAATGAACTGCTTTGGTGAAATATTTATTGATAATTGAAAGTCCATCGGAAACCTTATCCCCCATTCTCTAAATTGCGATAATGCTCTTCTAATAATCCAATTCCCTAGCGGAATAATTAAATTTGTTTCCTCTGCTATCGGAATAAAGTCTCCAGGGCTGACAAAGCCTTGCTGAGGGTGATGCCAGCGTATAAGCGCTTCGACACCTACTATTTTTTCATCTTTAATACTATGTTTAGGTTGGTAATAGAGTTCAAATTGTTGTTCCTCAATAGCATTTTTTAATTCTTCATACATCGTAATTTTAGAAAGCATGTCTTTTTCCAAGCTTGCTTCATATTCGGAATAATTATTACGTCCAGCTTTTTTGGCAGCATACATTGCCATATCCGCATGTTTGATTAATGCATCACAATTATTCCCATCATTTGGATAGTAGGAGATACCGATACTCAACGTAATGTCTTTTTGTCCACCTTCTATTTCAAAAGGCTGCTTCATTTCTGTTTGAATGTCTTTTATTAATCTTTTAACTTCTGCTGAGTTCTTAATTTCAGTTAAGCAGATAAGAAATTCATCTCCACCAAGTCTGCCAATTACCCCTTTCCCTTTGATGGTTTTCTGCAATCTCAATGTAATAAGCTTAAGTAATGAGTCTCCAGCTGCATGACCGAGATGATCATTAATATCCTTGAACATATCCACATCAATTAAAATAGTCGCAAAACTAGTGCCCTGATTAATTTGCTCATCTACTTGTTTATAAATACCGCGCCGATTCAGCAGTCCAGTAAGCTCATCATGATAAGCTAAGAAGTTTACCTTTTCTTGGACTTGATTTTGCTCTGTTATATCCTGGGCAATAACATAAATACCTGTTAAAGAATTATCTATTTTGATTTGAGATGCTGTTATATTCAGATTTACTACTTGCTTATTTTTAGTAAGAATAAAGGTTTCAACGCTAATACTGTTCCCTTTAATTACCTCATTAAAAAATGCTTTTAATCTCTCAGTTTCTTCTTTCAACACTAGGTCGGTTATTTTCGACTGAAGAATTTCACTTAATGTGTACCCCGTTAATGGTAAAACGGACGGATTAACTTCTTTAAAATTCCCTTTTAAATCTAATATAAAAATTGCATTTGGATTATATTGAAATAAAGATCTATATTGCTGTTCATTTATTTTAAGTTTCATATTCTGATTCTCTACCATTCCATTCTGGTAGATCAATTGATTTTCAATATAATTAATCGTGATGATAAATAAGATAAGCACGCTGAGAATAGAAATCATAACGATAGAAAAATCTGCAACTTGGAAGAGACTTTGGATAAAGATATAAATGATTGAACCAAAGGAAATACTAAATACCGTATAAAAGGTAGTACTCTTCGTATAAGTTATACTTCTGTTAATCATTAATTGGTCAATATGAAGATGCTCAATAATTCTCGCAATATTATAAATAGATGTAGTTAATAGTGCAGCTGTATAAAGAACATTTACATTATTTAAGTACAAAGGAATGGAATAAACTCTTTCTAATAAATAAACTATGTAAATTACGATAAAAGCAGCAACTACAACACTTAATACTAGATAAGGAATGACTCCTTTCTTTTTATTTGTGTTAAATCTAGATGGTTTAATGGCAATTTTTCCGATTAAACTCATGAGCCAAAAACTCACAAAACAGAATAAAAAGGTATATAAAGTATTTTTCAATGTTAGCTTTAAACTTTCAGGTGATAATTCAATCACGCTTATACTTAACAGACATATGTATGGAATAATAGAAATAATAAAGCCGCATAAAATGGCTAAAAACAAAGTATATATTGCTTCATGCATTTTCTTTCCGGTAACTGTTGTTGTTACATACATATTTAAAGTCAACAAAGTAACACAAATAATACAGCATACGATTAAATACAATATTAAATTAACCATCACCACACTCCTACTATAGTCCTAAAAACATTACTTTAGACTCATTATAAATGGTAACAAAGGAAGATAGAAAGATATTTGCATCTGTTAATGTTTGCCAATTAAATCTCAAAGTCACTGAAACATAATCGGGAGTCTCCCATTTAAGGAAGACTCCCGATTAAATATTTCTATTTATCGATGCTGTTTATTTCACCAACTACTGTTTAGAACAGGGCTAAGTAAATGGCAGTTACTTCTCTATTATCTGAATAAGGTTACCGCATGTATCATTAAAAACAGCTATTGTGAATTCTCCCATTACTGTTGGTTCCATAGTAAATTCTATGCCACCGCCAAGTAATCGCAGATACTCTTTATGTATATCCGGAACGCCGAACATTGTGGCAGGAATGCCTTCTGCGTATATTTTCTGTTGATACTCTTTTGCCGCTGGATGGTTATTGGGTTCGAGTAACAACTCTGTACCATCTTGGTCTTCAGGTGACACAAGGGTGATCCACCTGAACTCTCCGACCGGCACATCCTCCTTTTTTACAAAACCAAGCTTTTCTGTATAAAACGTTAATGCCTTGTCTTGATCCTGGACAAAGATACTATTTACAATAATTCTCATCATGTATTCCTCCTTGATTAAAGTTTCTGATTTGTTTAGATTCTGCAAAGCCAGTATATTTCCTTCACACTGACGGTAATGTTTTTGAAAAACTTCATCCTAACTGTGAGTCTGCCTCAGTCTTTTTCTCTTTCTCCAAAGTAATTTTATTACTAAAAGGAATAAACATAAAATTGGCATAAACAGCTGAAAAAAAAGATGAATATATAACGGAACAATCTTTAAGCCAATAAAAAGATGAATACTGAAGTTTTTCATAAATACAACACTAATGATATAAACAGTCAGTAAGAATGGAATAATCATCTTCTGGTCTTTTTTTATTTTAAATATCCCTGCAAGCCCCTGTATTCCCGCAAATGAAAAAATACTGATTTTTATAAGGCCGCCGATTGTAAAAATTAACACAGCTAATAATTCCAAATGCCTAATAAAATTCAAAAATTAATATGCTCTATTGTTTTCATAAAAGGAAAGATAAAGAATTTAGCTAATTCTGCCGTTAAGAAGCCGATATTTAAAATAGATATGACCATAAGAATGAATCCAGAAATAAGGACCGCCAGCCAGCCGTGCTTTTGGAAGGAAGGAAAGGACTTTACATACTGATAATAACAAAGGAAAACGATTACTTCACCAAATGGAAAAGTGATTAAGGTCGGAAATACAGCTTTTATGATTGGGCTATAACCATTTTCTAAGATGGGCCTTAAATTGTTTAAGTCGAATTCTTCAAGGAAAAACATGGAGACGATAACCAACAGTAGAAAAGAAATCATCATTAAAGTTAAAGCTTCCGAAGATCTCCCCAATGTCTCTATTCCTAAATAGCAAACATATGCCACTAACAAAAGGATGGATAATTTAATAACCCAAGCTCTAACACTCCACAAAAGCACTTCATTAATAAAAAAAGCAAAATCAGCTGTCACCCTAGCAGCTAAATATAAAAAATACAGATAGTATAATCCAGCTAAAAAAATGCCCAACGGACGACTAAAAGCTTCCTGTAAAATATTTGTGAAGGTTTTGCTTGCACCGCCTGCTCTATATAAAGCTATATAACAGAAATGGATGGCTATCCCAATCAGCGTGCTTATCCCGATTGCAATCCAGGCATCTTTCCCCGCTTCCATTCCCATGCCTAATACTATAGAACTTCCCAACTGAAACAAAATAATCATGGATGCTAATTCTAATGATCCTATTCTTTTGATCTCCATATCATCCACCTCTTTTGCCCTTTAGTTAATTAGCTATATTAAGATCTCCAAAGTTCCGGACGATTACCTTTGTCTCAATAGCAAATGTTGAAGTGGCATATATTTCACTTTGCCAACTATCTTCAATTTCCTTCCAACTATCCTTATCGTCAATACGAAGTACATCCCCAAAACCGATAAAGTCGGCATTCATGGCTTGTGATTGAACAAGTAAGTCCTTTAAACCTTCTTCTATTTGTTTTTCCATCAGATCTTCCACTTTTTTTATTCCTGCTGGTTTTGAAATGTCCAGATCGCAATTTAATTCGTCTAAATCCCCTGTTACCTCTACTTTAATCGTAAATTTCGGTTTTCCCTTCGTTATCTTTCCATGGATAGCTGTTTTGGAGTGAATAATGGTTAACCCAAACTCCTCCTTATTGTCATCATTAGGACAATAAGAGCTGAAATAACTATGTTTTAACCTATCTTTTATTAAATAATACGCTCTACTTTGGTTATCATTTAACCAGCCAACCTTTTTGTCTTCATTTAAAAGCGTTAATCCTGAAAATTCTAGATATGATTTTGGTGCCGTTGATTCTAAGAGGGCTTTTTCTTCGGCTAAATGTTCCTTCCCATATAAAGAAATGGTAGGAATAATGGCCTCCTTTCCTCTTGAAAGAATGTCTGCCTTTACTTGGGTTGGATATACTCTTTGATGTGAGCCCCAGTTTTCCTCCGTATTTCTAAGAGCTTTTACAATTTCATTTCCAGGGATATCTTCCATAAATGAAACCACTTTCAATACATCATAGGCACTTATGTCTTTTGTAATTAGAATATCTAATATGGAAGATAATCCAGGCTCACGTAATATATAATTGAGCACATTATTTATACCTTTCGTTTCAGCTAATTCTTCCCCGATTACAATTAACTGGACTTGTGCAGGACTTAACTGTCTGGAAATTTTTTTTGAAACCATTTCAATTGCTTTTCCTATGCTTTTCGCTTTAGCTTCGTATACAATGACCGGCATTTTATCTGTTTGACTAATAGGAGGCTGCGGATTGATTACTTGCAAGGAAACAGCATAATTATCTGATTCCATGTCTATTCCTACTGCATAGACGAGCGCTATTTCATTTAACTCATTACGATTTATGTTGCCAAGAGAAAGTACCGCAAACAACGAAAGGAATATAATAATACCTAATGTTTTCATCATGCTTCCTGTCCTTTATTAGTCTCTTTTTTTTTCTAACAAATTCCTCATGCTGAAATTGATGCTTGTTAGAAAGTTTATCTAATGGAAAACGATAAATCGCATCCTTCTGATCCTTTAAGTTAAAAGGAAACAGTGGAGCAAAATAAGGTACACCAAATGAACGCAAATGATTTAAATGAAAAGTTAATGCTAAAGTAGCAAGAATGATTCCATATAAACCTAAAAAAGCAGCTATGATGATAAATCCGTACCTTAATGTCCGCACTGCAGTAGCCAATGTAATTATTGGAGCTACAAAACTAAATATATAGGACATGCTGACAACCAGTAATGTAGCTGGCTGTACTAAGCCAGCTTCAACAGCAGATTGACCAATTATTATGGTTCCAACAATTGATACAACCGAAACTAAGCCTTTCGGTAAACGCAATGCTCCTTCAATAATAATTTGAAACAGAAACATGAACAGCAGTAATTCCACCACTAAGGGCAATGGCTTACCTTCCCTTTGAGAAGCTAGACTCAATACTAAATCAAATGGCAGCAGGCCAGGATGATATGTAACAAATGCCAAGTAGTATGCTGGCAGATATATAGCCATTGCCAAGGCGAGTATTCGAAGCAGTCTTGTGACACCACCATTAACAAAATAATAATCATCAGGCGACTGCAGAAATTGCAGAAATAATGCCGGTACTACTAACGCATACGGTGACCCCTCAATCAGAATGCCAATTTTCCCATCGGTAATTTCACCTGTTACTACATCAGGCCGGTCCGTTGTCAACACTAGCGGAAACGGCGTGAGAAACTGGTCCCGTATATATTCTTCTATATAATTCGCATCCAATATCTTACTCGTTTCTATTTTTGCCAATCTATTATTTAATTCGGCCAATATCTCTTTATCGACGATATTGTCTAAATAGATAACACAGATATCAGTATTCGTTTCGCTGCCAAATGTATAATTTTCTAATCGCAGCTGTTCGTTTTTAAGAGCTTTTCTCATGATTGCTATATTTGTTGCTAAGTTTTCATTAAAGCCAATTAAAGGCCCTTTCGCAACACGTTGTCCCTCTGCTTCCGTTAAAGAACGTTCCTTCCAGCTAGAAGTGTCAACAACAAGCACATCCTCTATGTCTTCCAATAAAATCAAAGTCTTTCCATTCAGTAAGTCTTTTAGCGCGTCTTTATATAACTGGATAACCGCTACCGACTTTACCTGAATCATTTCTTTTTCCATAACTGCCATTAAGTTAATTACTTGTGTAGTTGGAGAAACCCGCTGTAAAGGTCTGATAATGAAATTTTCTATATCACTTTCATTTACAATACCTGCAATAAATACAAGAGAACAATTCAGCTTTTTATCGTTTAGATTTAATGTAATGGAGCGTATTATTAAGTCAGCTGGATCTCCTAAAGATTTCTTTATATTATTAACATTTATTTTCTTTAAGGTTTCCGCCATCCAAATATTCCTCCAAATAGTGATATATAAAGTAATTTTTACTAAATTGCTGCTTATTATGTAGAGTGTTTATTTGAAAACACAGACTTCATAGAAAAAGCGAACATGACTCATGAATGTCAAATTCGCTTTTTCAGTATTTATTCAGGTATAGCTTTTATGTACGTATCCCAGATTTAATGGAAATCGCCTCAGAGGTATTTATATCCTTTATTTCCCACTAGGTTATACCTTTGTTAAAATAGTTGGAATAATTATAGGTGTTGGGAATTGTTCTTCTGAAGAAAAGTTTTGTATTTCTCCTATTATATCTTCAACAGAATCAACATGCGCTGCAGTAATTCTATACTTCTAGCTATTCCATTTTACTGCAGGAAAGACAAATGACTTTTCCGTTTGTTCCATTATTCCTGTTCTAATGATTATAGTATTTTCATCTTGAGAACAGCGGCTGACTTTGCTCCATAAAAGTAAGACTGAAACAAGTGTATTTAAGGTTATTGACATTTTTAAACCTAAATAGTACTTATCCAACCATTTAATTTATCATATAATCATAGAGAGAATATTTTAGAGTGGTGAGGTAATTTTGGCTAAAATAGATAGAAGAATACTGAAATCACAAGAAGCAATAAAAAAAGCTCTTATAGAGTTAATGTCTGAAAAGAAGTTTGATGATGTTACCATCCAAGATATTTCTGACAGAGCAAATGTAAGCAGGGGGACTATTTATCTTCATTACTTAGATAAATATGATTTGCTGGAAAAGCTTATTGAAGAACATATTAATAATCTTCGGGAATTATGTGAAGCCACGGCAGATTCGGAATACAGTGAAGCTAATCTACCTTGGTTTAAATACCTCGAGAGCCATTATTTGTTTATTTCTACTATGCTTAAAAGCAAAGGTGCTCCTTATTTTCGCAGTCAATTTCATGAATTTCTTATAGAAGAATTTAAGGATGAAGTTGATACAGCTATTGCTAAAAATAAGGAATTAAATGAAGATGTTCTGCTTCAATTTATTGTGACATCGTACGCGGGTTTAGTGGAGTGGTGGGTTATAAATGACATGCCAATATCACCAGAGGAAATGGCATTGCAAGTGGGGATCTTATTAGATAGAAATCTTTAAGAGCAAAAATGGGTAACCTGGTGGTTACCCATTTTTGCATTACTAGCATGACATGGAAGCTGCATGTAACTTAATAAAACATGTGTAAAATTGTATCAATTGTTAATTTCACTTAATTTGTTTATTATTAAACATTTTGACAGAAATTGTTCAGTAACTCGTATTGACGATTCACGGTAAAAAAATGATAATGAATTACCAAGTCATATTGGTCTATATAAATCAATATTTTAATGATAACGTTTTCTTTATTGCTATTACAATTTCACAACGCAGGGAGAGAATTATATGAAGCTTATTGCACTTGATTTGGACGGTACTACGTTGAATTCAAAAAAAGAAATTAGTAACGAAACGATACAAGCAATCAGAAAAGCACAGGAACAAGGCCATATCGTTATGGCTTTAACAGGCCGATCAGCTACACCGGTTATATCTGAACTTGCTAAATATGATTTAGATTTACATGTTGGTGGAAATAACGGCACGGAAATATATGCTAATGGCCAATTAATAGAACTAACCTCTCTTCCCCTTCTTCAATGTCAAAAAATTATGTTAGAACTAGAAAAAGAATCAATGCCATATAAAGTCTGTACAAATATTCGTACATTTGCCCATAAAGACTGGCTTGATCGATATGAAAAAGTTTTGGCATCTGGTCTTGTCCCAAATGAGTATCTTGATCACAAGGATTACAAAATGTTCACAACACCTCCACATGTTTACGGTCAGTCATTCTTTCATAACCCTGAAGAAATACTAAATAATGAATCTACGGTTATAAAGTTTCTTATCCTAGGACTTGATCCGATTCAAAAAGATCGGTTGAGATCCCAATTAGAGTTAATTGAAGAAATTTATGTAGCCTCTTCTTCGCCATTCAATCTTGAAGTTACACATATTAACGGAAATAAAGGAAATGGCTTAAAAGCAATGGCACGCTTTTTTAATATTCCAATCGAAAATACAGTAGCTATCGGAGATGAAATAAATGATATACCTATGTTTCAGGCAGCTGGGCTGGCGATTGCCATGGGAAATGCCGAAGAAGAAGTAAAAAAGCATAGTGATATTACCACACTATCAAATGATGAAAATGGGGTGGCTTATGCTTTTGAAAAGTATATTTTAAATGATTAAGTGCTGCTAATTTTTCTGTAGTTATGTAAAGGTGGGGAAAAGAAATGCTGATACGTATAAAAAAACTATTCACAATCAAAGGGTATTGTCTTTTCATGGTTTGTATGCTGCTTGTCGGTACAGGAATTTCCATTACGATGCCGTACTTATCTCTGTATTCTACTGAGGAACTAGGAATGAGCGCAGGGGCATTTGGGGTCTTTATGGCTGTAAGCTCGCTGAGTGGTGTATTAATAAACTCTTTCATTGCAAAACGGTCAGATAGCGGGCTCAACCGAAAATTGGTGATAATCATAGCTATGCTTTCATCCGCTTTAGGTTATGTGTCTTACCTTCTATTTCATAACTATTTTCTGCTGTTATTAGTGGTTACTGTATTTAACGGATTAGGTGCTGCTGCGATGCCGCAAATCTTTGCTTTCGCACAGGAGTCGGCAAATGCAAGCAAGAGTGATGATAAAACATTTGCACTGTCTACTTTGCGTTCCCTTGTTTCATTAGGTTTTCTTATTGGGCCCCTAGGCGGGACGATTATTTTAGGATTGGCTGGTTATGAAGGGTTATTTCTTGGAACCTCTGTTATCTTTCTAATTATTGCATCTCTAGTATTCTTTTTTCTGAGCAATCAAAGGAACACTGTTTATACGAAAAGACATAATAAATTGCCAGTTCCCGCATCTTCTCTAAAAAACAAACAAATAAGATACCCCTTTATCGCCTTCATCCTTCTTTTTGCAGTAAATGCTAT
This genomic window contains:
- a CDS encoding Cof-type HAD-IIB family hydrolase codes for the protein MKLIALDLDGTTLNSKKEISNETIQAIRKAQEQGHIVMALTGRSATPVISELAKYDLDLHVGGNNGTEIYANGQLIELTSLPLLQCQKIMLELEKESMPYKVCTNIRTFAHKDWLDRYEKVLASGLVPNEYLDHKDYKMFTTPPHVYGQSFFHNPEEILNNESTVIKFLILGLDPIQKDRLRSQLELIEEIYVASSSPFNLEVTHINGNKGNGLKAMARFFNIPIENTVAIGDEINDIPMFQAAGLAIAMGNAEEEVKKHSDITTLSNDENGVAYAFEKYILND
- a CDS encoding TetR/AcrR family transcriptional regulator gives rise to the protein MAKIDRRILKSQEAIKKALIELMSEKKFDDVTIQDISDRANVSRGTIYLHYLDKYDLLEKLIEEHINNLRELCEATADSEYSEANLPWFKYLESHYLFISTMLKSKGAPYFRSQFHEFLIEEFKDEVDTAIAKNKELNEDVLLQFIVTSYAGLVEWWVINDMPISPEEMALQVGILLDRNL
- a CDS encoding sugar efflux transporter; the protein is MLIRIKKLFTIKGYCLFMVCMLLVGTGISITMPYLSLYSTEELGMSAGAFGVFMAVSSLSGVLINSFIAKRSDSGLNRKLVIIIAMLSSALGYVSYLLFHNYFLLLLVVTVFNGLGAAAMPQIFAFAQESANASKSDDKTFALSTLRSLVSLGFLIGPLGGTIILGLAGYEGLFLGTSVIFLIIASLVFFFLSNQRNTVYTKRHNKLPVPASSLKNKQIRYPFIAFILLFAVNAINVINTPLFIVNELHGSHAVVGIVVSVCAGLEIPIMIGLGALGKKISNHSLMIISCFIAGVYYIILATASHSWILIAAQLLQAVFVAIVMGNGLSYFTELLPSSPGISATIYSNGSTIGRLVGNLGGGFIATYIGFRFVNLVCLLLVLLSFFILWKARFHKQSEVTLEESNSVS
- a CDS encoding spore germination protein, which codes for MAETLKKINVNNIKKSLGDPADLIIRSITLNLNDKKLNCSLVFIAGIVNESDIENFIIRPLQRVSPTTQVINLMAVMEKEMIQVKSVAVIQLYKDALKDLLNGKTLILLEDIEDVLVVDTSSWKERSLTEAEGQRVAKGPLIGFNENLATNIAIMRKALKNEQLRLENYTFGSETNTDICVIYLDNIVDKEILAELNNRLAKIETSKILDANYIEEYIRDQFLTPFPLVLTTDRPDVVTGEITDGKIGILIEGSPYALVVPALFLQFLQSPDDYYFVNGGVTRLLRILALAMAIYLPAYYLAFVTYHPGLLPFDLVLSLASQREGKPLPLVVELLLFMFLFQIIIEGALRLPKGLVSVVSIVGTIIIGQSAVEAGLVQPATLLVVSMSYIFSFVAPIITLATAVRTLRYGFIIIAAFLGLYGIILATLALTFHLNHLRSFGVPYFAPLFPFNLKDQKDAIYRFPLDKLSNKHQFQHEEFVRKKKRLIKDRKHDENIRYYYIPFVVCGTFSWQHKS